In one Pygocentrus nattereri isolate fPygNat1 chromosome 21, fPygNat1.pri, whole genome shotgun sequence genomic region, the following are encoded:
- the LOC108438613 gene encoding PAK4-inhibitor INKA2-like, translating to MDTCLWRLRQELLSMKEAGDGLHAQMNSMMGALQELKLLQVQTALEQLEISGKSSSVTQPPATHTNPDPDPEEQRRQLSRSPSQDNQGQFPHPHHSSIRTSPSTSSLESEGTSLPRRISGYTAPQVEYCGPKVCQPTMECHHEQPQSAQLSPGDLSGILYSLSREGPSLDSDYNEDSLDDSSDWTSSLMSRSRNRQPLVLGDNVLADLVGNWLDLPELEKDCVEGEKGLNRPDSPAHPLNLSRSQEFCKKFSLTSNFFKKFLRSVRPDREKLLKEKPGWMPPGHDPEAELLKRPKKAAKAKGSFYLPFWAGGQQAKARPCPQSAEERSQFLGLYIDRRPAEPVEKVHPLFDYNTAVWV from the exons ATGGATACGTGTTTGTGGCGCCTGAGACAGGAGCTG CTCTCTATGAAGGAGGCTGGTGATGGCCTTCATGCTCAGATGAACTCCATGATGGGAGCTCTGCAagaacttaaactcctccaAGTCCAAACCGCACTTGAGCAGCTGGAGATCTCTGGAAAATCTAGCTCTGTGACTCAGCCACCAGCTACACATACTAATCCCGACCCTGACCCCGAAGAGCAGCGACGTCAGCTATCTCGGAGCCCCAGCCAAGATAATCAAGGACAGTTCCCACATCCACATCACAGCAGCATTAGGACTTCGCCCTCTACCTCCAGCTTAGAGAGTGAGGGCACGTCTTTGCCCAGGAGAATCTCAGGATACACTGCCCCACAAGTGGAATACTGTGGCCCCAAGGTGTGCCAACCAACCATGGAGTGCCACCATGAGCAACCCCAGTCTGCACAACTATCCCCAGGTGATTTGTCTGGAATTCTCTACAGCCTGTCCCGAGAAGGACCTTCCCTGGACAGTGACTATAACGAGGACAGCTTGGACGACTCCAGCGACTGGACCTCCTCACTAATGAGCCGCAGCCGCAATCGTCAGCCTCTGGTGTTGGGGGACAATGTGCTTGCCGACCTTGTGGGCAACTGGCTGGACCTTCCTGAACTGGAGAAAGACTGTGTAGAAGGGGAGAAGGGACTCAACAGACCAGACTCTCCAGCTCATCCGCTTAACCTGAGTCGATCACAAGAGTTCTGCAAGAAGTTCTCGTTGACCAGCAACTTCTTCAAGAAGTTCCTGCGCAGTGTGCGACCTGACCGGGAGAAGCTGTTGAAGGAGAAACCCGGCTGGATGCCACCAGGTCATGACCCAGAGGCAGAACTCTTGAAGAGACCCAAGAAAGCTGCCAAGGCCAAGGGCAGCTTCTACTTGCCGTTTTGGGCAGGGGGACAGCAAGCAAAGGCTAGGCCGTGCCCCCAGTCAGCAGAGGAGAGGAGCCAGTTCTTAGGACTTTACATAGATAGGAGGCCTGCAGAGCCTGTAGAGAAGGTCCATCCTTTGTTTGACTACAATACAGCAGTTTGGGTTTAG